In one window of Arachis ipaensis cultivar K30076 chromosome B06, Araip1.1, whole genome shotgun sequence DNA:
- the LOC107647016 gene encoding uncharacterized protein LOC107647016 isoform X1, protein MKSDDVDMNVEDNNEPDFDDMDKRLKDIEDETTALKEILGSVAEWRRLNGIEYPAINYRKHSAVLTDFGGIGDGKTSNMKEFQYAVSSLSHYASDGVHNLLCHLVNGSLEALISPAISLSFSKRMLSFLHLRMASTSCSTILWEGKRCS, encoded by the exons ATGAAAAGCGACGATGTTGACATGAATGTTGAAGATAACAACGAACCT GATTTTGATGACATGGATAAGCGCTTGAAGGATATAGAAGATGAAACTACTGCTCTTAAAGAGATACTAGGATCAGTAGCAGAATGGAGAAGATTGAACGGCATTGAATATCCTGCAATCAACTACAGAAAGCACAGTGCGGTATTGACTGATTTTGGTGGCATTGGTGATGGAAAAACTTCCAACATGAAGGAATTTCAATATGCAGTAAGCAGCCTGAGCCACTATGCATCTGATGGTGTGCACAACTTGTTGTGCCACCTGGTAAATGGCTCACTGGAAGCTTTAATCTCACCAGCCATTTCACTCTCTTTCTCCAAAAGGATGCTCTCATTCTTGCATCTCAG AATGGCCTCCACTTCCTGTTCTACCATCTTATGGGAGGGGAAGAGATGCTCCTGA
- the LOC107647016 gene encoding uncharacterized protein LOC107647016 isoform X2, translating into MKSDDVDMNVEDNNEPDFDDMDKRLKDIEDETTALKEILGSVAEWRRLNGIEYPAINYRKHSAVLTDFGGIGDGKTSNMKEFQYAVSSLSHYASDGVHNLLCHLVNGSLEALISPAISLSFSKRMLSFLHLRMN; encoded by the exons ATGAAAAGCGACGATGTTGACATGAATGTTGAAGATAACAACGAACCT GATTTTGATGACATGGATAAGCGCTTGAAGGATATAGAAGATGAAACTACTGCTCTTAAAGAGATACTAGGATCAGTAGCAGAATGGAGAAGATTGAACGGCATTGAATATCCTGCAATCAACTACAGAAAGCACAGTGCGGTATTGACTGATTTTGGTGGCATTGGTGATGGAAAAACTTCCAACATGAAGGAATTTCAATATGCAGTAAGCAGCCTGAGCCACTATGCATCTGATGGTGTGCACAACTTGTTGTGCCACCTGGTAAATGGCTCACTGGAAGCTTTAATCTCACCAGCCATTTCACTCTCTTTCTCCAAAAGGATGCTCTCATTCTTGCATCTCAG GATGAATTAG